The following proteins are co-located in the Lacticaseibacillus paracasei subsp. paracasei genome:
- a CDS encoding HK97-gp10 family putative phage morphogenesis protein, translating to MTNTNVTWSGLDKLMEELSATAGATIEAASSAMKITTGQVQATAKQVAPKRTGYMANNISVEPVKKTATSVTGTVDAKADYSSFVEFGTYKMSAEPFIRPAVSAAQSFFIKTTMDKLKEVAAFK from the coding sequence ATGACTAATACCAATGTCACATGGTCAGGCCTCGATAAATTGATGGAAGAACTAAGCGCAACAGCCGGAGCGACTATTGAAGCCGCATCATCAGCGATGAAGATCACTACTGGCCAGGTGCAAGCCACAGCTAAACAGGTGGCACCAAAAAGAACCGGATACATGGCAAACAACATTAGTGTTGAGCCAGTCAAGAAGACAGCTACATCTGTAACGGGAACTGTCGATGCCAAAGCTGACTATTCATCTTTTGTGGAATTTGGTACCTACAAAATGTCAGCCGAGCCATTCATTCGTCCAGCCGTTTCAGCAGCACAATCGTTTTTCATTAAAACGACAATGGACAAGTTGAAGGAGGTAGCCGCGTTCAAATGA
- a CDS encoding phage head-tail connector protein has protein sequence MAILDSVKLRIGLADTMQDNLLNDLIDDATARVLTYINQDGIVNQTVPDAVAWVIKDIVVKMYNRIGDEGKQSGTEGNISNTWEAIDLSKYADALDVYRESSQSRRPGMRFV, from the coding sequence ATGGCAATTTTAGACAGTGTAAAGCTACGTATTGGTTTGGCCGATACAATGCAAGATAACTTGTTGAATGATCTGATTGATGACGCCACAGCACGTGTGCTGACTTATATCAACCAAGACGGTATTGTCAATCAGACTGTGCCAGATGCAGTTGCATGGGTAATCAAGGACATTGTGGTGAAGATGTATAACCGCATCGGTGATGAAGGCAAGCAAAGTGGCACCGAAGGCAACATATCAAACACGTGGGAAGCAATAGATTTGTCTAAGTACGCCGACGCGCTTGACGTCTACCGTGAGTCATCGCAAAGCCGCAGGCCGGGAATGAGGTTCGTATGA
- a CDS encoding DUF4355 domain-containing protein yields the protein MAEETQTQEEVDTTEATTQAPTTYTQAQLDSEADKRAAKALETAKAKWEAEQAKALEDAKSEGARLAKMSADEKAQELEKQRQAALDKREAELNQRELSASTKSLLVDKGLPGELTDSLVALGDADKIKSAVETLGKSIQETVNKQVESKLQTDPPKNGSSALDGADDPFKKIMAQYKQK from the coding sequence ATGGCAGAAGAAACACAAACTCAAGAAGAAGTCGATACAACCGAAGCCACCACTCAGGCACCAACCACATATACGCAGGCTCAGCTAGATAGTGAAGCCGATAAACGTGCAGCTAAGGCGCTGGAAACAGCTAAGGCTAAGTGGGAAGCAGAACAGGCTAAGGCGCTCGAAGATGCCAAGAGCGAAGGCGCACGGCTGGCTAAGATGTCGGCCGATGAGAAGGCACAAGAACTGGAAAAACAACGTCAAGCGGCCTTGGACAAGCGTGAGGCTGAACTCAATCAGCGTGAATTATCTGCAAGTACCAAGTCACTGTTGGTCGATAAGGGATTGCCCGGTGAACTGACCGATTCGCTGGTTGCTTTGGGTGATGCAGACAAGATCAAGTCGGCTGTTGAAACACTCGGCAAGTCTATACAAGAGACGGTCAACAAGCAGGTTGAATCTAAGCTGCAAACCGACCCACCTAAGAATGGCTCTTCTGCCCTTGATGGTGCTGACGATCCATTCAAGAAAATCATGGCACAATACAAACAGAAATAG
- a CDS encoding phage head morphogenesis protein, producing the protein MTKTPKERIKAFADKQDKQHRQIASDVAKYTAAFMAFWYAFNEKHEDYTHADDSRYYDPELKEQVDRDAQEAGVQQKSVANNDELLSYAACVYATAVAIKVADYIGTTLGDLAKQTAKLGSSIYGKHIKADLSAVNQMFDGATWSDRIWSNQDALRSDLKKMMKNALLTHSNPITQSPALRKKFGVMKYQSDRIIRTESDRVMAHQSIVNAREAGYKKVVWVINSGACDICLQHSGEVYTLKQAEGMIPAHPNCLCSWAAYDTGDEVDDD; encoded by the coding sequence ATGACGAAAACACCGAAGGAACGGATCAAAGCGTTCGCGGACAAACAAGACAAGCAGCACCGCCAGATAGCAAGTGATGTTGCCAAATACACAGCCGCGTTCATGGCCTTCTGGTATGCATTCAATGAGAAACACGAAGACTACACACACGCTGACGATTCGCGTTACTACGATCCCGAATTGAAAGAACAAGTTGATAGAGACGCACAAGAGGCCGGAGTTCAGCAGAAATCTGTTGCCAATAACGATGAGCTGCTGTCATACGCGGCCTGTGTTTACGCAACGGCAGTGGCCATTAAAGTTGCAGACTATATTGGCACCACTCTTGGCGATTTGGCAAAGCAGACTGCCAAGTTGGGGTCATCAATTTACGGAAAGCATATCAAAGCGGATTTATCAGCAGTCAATCAGATGTTCGATGGTGCGACATGGAGCGATCGCATATGGTCGAATCAAGACGCCTTGCGCAGTGATCTCAAAAAGATGATGAAGAATGCGTTACTGACGCACAGCAACCCAATCACACAAAGCCCAGCGCTTCGCAAGAAGTTTGGTGTCATGAAGTATCAGTCAGACCGTATCATTCGAACCGAGAGCGATCGTGTCATGGCACACCAAAGCATTGTGAACGCTCGTGAGGCCGGATACAAAAAGGTTGTTTGGGTTATCAACTCAGGAGCGTGTGACATTTGCCTACAGCACAGTGGCGAGGTCTACACACTGAAGCAAGCTGAGGGCATGATTCCAGCTCATCCCAACTGTCTTTGCTCATGGGCAGCATACGATACCGGCGATGAAGTAGACGATGATTAG
- a CDS encoding phage portal protein: MSGPLTFLPSNFAANVSGVAMKYKLLGTVELAAIKRRMFEKSLYQRYSIIAALDSSVSGGMKTDPNTIQFTFRDNLPTDDITQIQALVAAGATLPQEYLYRFAPGITDPQEVTDMIAKQRADSDYNEDLTNNDENTEGTDQSVRGQTRQAAPPDSK; this comes from the coding sequence TTGTCCGGACCATTGACATTCTTGCCTAGCAACTTTGCGGCCAATGTTTCCGGTGTTGCCATGAAGTACAAGCTGCTTGGCACTGTGGAACTGGCGGCAATCAAGCGGAGAATGTTTGAGAAATCGCTATATCAACGCTATTCGATTATTGCAGCTCTTGATAGTAGCGTTTCTGGTGGCATGAAGACGGATCCCAACACGATTCAATTCACGTTCCGCGACAATCTACCAACGGATGACATCACGCAAATTCAAGCGCTTGTTGCCGCTGGCGCGACATTGCCGCAAGAGTATCTGTACAGATTCGCACCCGGTATCACTGATCCGCAAGAGGTTACTGACATGATTGCCAAACAACGAGCAGACAGCGATTACAACGAGGACTTGACGAACAATGACGAAAACACCGAAGGAACGGATCAAAGCGTTCGCGGACAAACAAGACAAGCAGCACCGCCAGATAGCAAGTGA
- a CDS encoding IS3 family transposase has product MIHSGRKAALFMIQDQLSRGHRITVILRALRIPSSTYYDWLRWHPKSRNRRRIKLKELVQVLWQRRKFYGYVRIAKRIRKLLKCRLSDRTIWKVMRELGIQSTMYRKRSKKPTTTTDMPQKPNLMRHLADLSEVVTTDITYIQLINQNWVYLATAYDPKARKVLAWQVGQQMTQDLAVAPIQALIHQGYTFKMVHSDMGSQYTSRLFETTLTDAHLRHSYSRKGKPADNGRIEAYHSLLKREWVRLEQINYESILDVTESIARYNTFYNHDRETNGRGACKRKSAAA; this is encoded by the coding sequence TTGATTCATAGCGGCCGAAAGGCCGCTCTTTTTATGATTCAAGATCAATTGAGCCGGGGGCACCGCATCACAGTTATTCTCCGAGCGTTACGGATCCCTTCGAGTACCTACTATGACTGGTTAAGGTGGCATCCTAAGTCACGAAATCGCCGCCGAATTAAGCTTAAAGAGCTGGTTCAGGTTCTTTGGCAACGTCGAAAGTTTTACGGATACGTGCGGATTGCTAAACGTATTCGTAAATTACTTAAATGCCGCTTAAGTGACCGCACGATTTGGAAAGTCATGCGTGAATTGGGGATTCAATCGACAATGTATCGTAAACGCTCTAAAAAGCCTACCACAACCACTGACATGCCCCAAAAACCTAATTTAATGCGACACCTAGCTGACTTGTCTGAGGTCGTGACCACCGATATCACCTATATTCAACTGATCAACCAAAACTGGGTTTACCTTGCAACAGCGTATGATCCAAAAGCGAGAAAAGTCTTAGCTTGGCAAGTGGGTCAACAGATGACACAAGACCTCGCGGTCGCACCGATTCAAGCGTTAATTCACCAAGGTTATACTTTTAAGATGGTTCATAGCGATATGGGTAGTCAATATACCAGTCGTTTGTTTGAGACAACATTGACAGATGCGCACCTGCGTCACTCATATTCGCGCAAAGGCAAACCGGCTGATAACGGGCGGATTGAGGCCTACCATTCGCTATTGAAACGAGAATGGGTCCGGTTGGAGCAGATCAACTATGAATCAATTTTAGACGTCACTGAATCCATTGCTCGTTACAACACCTTCTACAATCATGATCGCGAGACCAACGGTCGCGGTGCTTGCAAAAGAAAGTCAGCAGCTGCATAA
- a CDS encoding transposase: MTNTAIRYTPEFKQTLIDLHEKGHSFKELHEEYGPSLDTIRKWVQAATVIAIDHQGTAVTNEQFKQLQKENRRLREELDILKRAAVLLAKR, encoded by the coding sequence ATGACCAATACAGCTATTCGCTACACCCCCGAATTTAAGCAAACCTTGATTGATCTTCATGAAAAAGGACACTCATTCAAAGAACTACATGAAGAATACGGTCCTTCCTTAGACACTATTCGCAAATGGGTTCAGGCGGCCACTGTCATTGCCATTGATCATCAAGGTACTGCTGTGACCAACGAACAGTTCAAGCAACTTCAAAAAGAAAATCGCCGTTTGAGGGAAGAACTCGATATTTTAAAACGAGCGGCGGTGTTGCTGGCAAAGCGTTGA
- a CDS encoding phage portal protein, with the protein MMDPFEESNLLYQEDITNLTPDRIMKFIFHHHEYQLPRLRKLDRYYKGQNEGILTPDSRRIETGKSDHRAVHSFGKYIADFQTAYSVGNPVNVKLDKDDKRLDQITRVNDLDALNYDLFLDMTRYGRAYEYVYYGSDSIEHCVRLDPLDTFIIYSLDVDPQPIMAVRYHSVELVDENNKTIIDIIPETWTATEHDVYKPATVGGAMYLDHSEIIRVFPVVEYDNNRFRTGDFEHVISLIDLYDSAQSDTANYMTDLNDALLVISGDIDALFNGSTLLSGVDPNDPEAMKKLAQDKLELIKEQKDANMLLLKSRMTATGQQTSVDAKYINKAYDVSGTEAYKKRVADDIHKFSHTPDLTDRAPML; encoded by the coding sequence ATGATGGATCCATTTGAAGAATCAAACTTACTGTATCAAGAAGACATTACGAACCTCACTCCAGATCGGATCATGAAGTTCATTTTCCACCATCACGAATATCAACTCCCTCGGCTGAGAAAGCTTGACCGATATTACAAAGGACAAAACGAAGGCATTCTAACGCCAGATTCAAGGCGTATCGAAACTGGCAAGTCAGACCATCGAGCCGTTCATTCATTCGGTAAGTACATTGCCGATTTCCAGACGGCATATTCTGTTGGTAATCCAGTGAACGTTAAGCTTGATAAAGATGATAAGCGGCTTGATCAGATTACACGAGTGAACGACCTAGACGCGCTCAACTATGATCTGTTCCTTGACATGACGCGCTATGGGCGTGCTTACGAGTATGTTTACTATGGCAGTGACTCAATCGAGCACTGCGTTCGTCTTGATCCACTTGACACGTTCATCATCTACTCGCTTGATGTTGATCCGCAACCAATCATGGCTGTTCGCTATCACTCGGTGGAGTTGGTTGACGAGAACAACAAGACGATCATTGACATCATCCCCGAAACATGGACAGCAACGGAGCATGACGTTTACAAACCAGCCACTGTTGGTGGCGCAATGTACTTGGATCACAGTGAAATCATTCGTGTGTTTCCAGTAGTTGAGTATGACAACAACCGATTCCGAACCGGTGACTTCGAACACGTGATCTCACTGATTGACCTGTACGATTCAGCACAGTCTGATACTGCTAACTACATGACAGACTTGAATGATGCGCTTTTGGTCATTAGCGGCGACATTGACGCTCTTTTTAACGGCAGTACGCTTCTAAGCGGTGTTGACCCCAACGATCCCGAAGCAATGAAAAAGCTCGCACAGGATAAACTAGAGCTGATCAAGGAACAGAAAGATGCCAATATGCTGCTGCTTAAGTCTCGAATGACAGCAACCGGTCAGCAGACGAGCGTTGACGCAAAGTATATCAATAAGGCATATGACGTCAGTGGTACCGAAGCATACAAGAAGCGCGTTGCCGATGATATTCACAAGTTCAGCCACACACCAGACCTGACTGATAGGGCTCCTATGCTGTAA
- a CDS encoding PBSX family phage terminase large subunit — protein sequence MTVQINIDLDSIVPKAYAPLYNDRTRYLTYKGSRGSRKSFSVAEDVIMQIILHPYVNWIVLRQYAYTNKDSTYSTIQQAANRLGVYELFKFTLSPLEITFKPTGQKVFFRGMDKPLAVTSLQPTTGVLARAWWEEAYELKSLDAFKTVEETMRGEIDDPDGYYQSIITFNPWSDQHWLKREFFDQDTKNPRSKSFTTTYEDNPYLDDDYIASLKDMVKRNPNRARVAVYGDWGIAEGLVFDGLFEQRDFSMEDIAALPKAVGLDFGFKHDPTAGEFMAIDQQNRVVYIYDEFYKQGLLTGQIAKELASHKAYGLPIMADQAAANLIGELTMAHGVPNIRAAGKGKDSVSQGIQYMQSYHFVVHPRVKGLLEEFNTYVYAKDKFDNWTNEPVDANNHAIDALRYAMSLFVFTTAGHYMSNQERIQTIKNLGLR from the coding sequence ATGACAGTGCAGATTAATATCGATCTGGATTCAATCGTCCCCAAAGCTTATGCGCCACTTTACAATGACAGAACACGTTACCTGACATACAAAGGTAGTCGTGGATCGCGCAAGTCGTTCTCTGTTGCTGAAGACGTGATCATGCAGATAATCTTGCACCCTTACGTTAATTGGATCGTGCTTCGTCAATACGCATATACGAACAAGGATTCGACATATTCAACTATCCAGCAAGCAGCAAACCGGCTAGGCGTTTACGAACTATTCAAGTTCACGTTGTCACCATTAGAAATCACCTTTAAGCCAACCGGCCAGAAGGTGTTTTTTCGTGGTATGGATAAGCCTTTAGCGGTTACTTCATTGCAACCAACTACCGGCGTTCTTGCTCGAGCGTGGTGGGAAGAAGCGTATGAGCTTAAGTCACTAGACGCATTCAAGACCGTTGAAGAAACCATGCGTGGTGAGATCGACGATCCTGATGGCTATTATCAGTCGATAATCACATTCAACCCGTGGAGCGACCAGCATTGGCTAAAGCGCGAGTTTTTTGATCAAGACACAAAGAACCCACGTTCGAAGTCGTTCACGACCACATACGAGGACAACCCATACCTAGACGATGATTACATTGCAAGCCTCAAGGACATGGTTAAGCGTAATCCTAACCGCGCTCGCGTTGCCGTATACGGTGACTGGGGCATTGCAGAAGGGCTTGTGTTTGATGGACTGTTCGAGCAGCGTGACTTCAGCATGGAAGACATTGCAGCGTTGCCAAAAGCCGTTGGCCTTGACTTCGGGTTCAAACACGACCCGACAGCAGGCGAGTTCATGGCAATCGATCAGCAGAACCGTGTCGTGTATATCTACGATGAGTTTTACAAACAGGGACTTTTGACTGGACAGATAGCCAAGGAGCTTGCAAGCCATAAAGCTTACGGGCTTCCTATCATGGCCGATCAAGCTGCGGCAAACCTGATTGGCGAGCTTACTATGGCACATGGTGTCCCAAACATTAGAGCGGCTGGCAAAGGCAAAGACAGTGTTTCACAGGGTATTCAGTATATGCAGTCCTATCACTTTGTGGTTCATCCGCGAGTTAAAGGACTGCTTGAGGAGTTCAATACGTACGTTTACGCTAAAGATAAATTCGACAACTGGACAAACGAACCGGTGGACGCAAACAACCACGCGATCGATGCGCTCAGATACGCGATGAGTCTTTTTGTATTCACAACTGCCGGACATTACATGAGTAACCAAGAACGCATTCAGACAATCAAAAATCTAGGATTGAGGTGA
- a CDS encoding helix-turn-helix domain-containing protein: MAKGKYQEWQTPEKLALIEGWARDGLTDEQIAHNIGIKRPTLYDWKKKYSDISDALKRGKEVVDQMVAGSLVKRALGMTITNTTYKMVPIRDDVLEAKRARWRNEHQIDHPEFTRKELVQASIENVPTYEKIPIMVNENELAPDTSAQIFWLKNRKPELFRDQAFKRLNEAQAEKVAEEVRKSKAEADIMESKAKRETSEDTSNITINIKPIHQDGGDDSAD; the protein is encoded by the coding sequence ATGGCTAAAGGGAAATATCAAGAGTGGCAGACACCAGAAAAACTGGCTCTCATAGAAGGGTGGGCCCGAGACGGCCTCACTGATGAACAAATAGCCCATAACATCGGTATCAAGAGGCCAACACTTTATGACTGGAAGAAAAAGTATTCTGACATTTCTGACGCCCTAAAGAGAGGAAAAGAAGTTGTTGATCAAATGGTTGCTGGTTCACTAGTCAAAAGGGCTTTAGGCATGACCATCACTAATACGACTTATAAAATGGTTCCTATTCGAGATGACGTATTGGAGGCAAAAAGAGCTAGGTGGCGAAATGAACATCAGATTGATCATCCAGAGTTCACTAGGAAGGAACTTGTTCAAGCATCAATTGAGAACGTTCCTACTTACGAAAAGATACCAATAATGGTCAATGAGAACGAACTGGCACCGGATACCTCAGCCCAAATATTTTGGTTGAAGAATCGTAAGCCGGAGCTGTTCCGTGATCAAGCATTCAAGCGATTGAACGAAGCACAAGCCGAAAAAGTGGCCGAAGAGGTTCGCAAGTCTAAAGCTGAGGCTGACATCATGGAATCCAAGGCCAAACGTGAGACTAGCGAAGACACAAGCAACATCACAATCAACATCAAGCCAATTCATCAAGACGGAGGCGATGACAGTGCAGATTAA
- a CDS encoding GcrA family cell cycle regulator, which produces MQWTDEQIGDIRKLASEGFTRRETADKLGISYDALQGKARRLGVEFQKPVKNEYDSDGTQSSETILKVVRGHKMTPREVLEAHGYDYTKWELVRATSNYWKQKPEATLFQSKIQIRPLVEAEQYESLMNDIITHKEPYQAKAPIFVESDRYLVIPAFDTHFNGHTFDVYAESLKRQLEIIERGHYAKILLILGGDLAHVDNINSTTAKGTQLETTNLGETVNEMEQYFETLIEAIIKNANECEVMYCAGNHDPSVGYMFARLLKRAYSNQPNITWDISLKHYKGAMLGRNFIGATHGDKGKNNYLAKYLDEFGFMLGTAQNRELFTGHLHSEMSKDLGGFVQRQVSTRKPTDKWTDDIGVVAHKTFELVEYSDHDTRAIYYV; this is translated from the coding sequence ATGCAATGGACAGATGAACAGATCGGTGACATTAGGAAGCTCGCCTCTGAAGGCTTTACCAGACGCGAGACAGCCGACAAGCTCGGGATTAGCTATGATGCTCTTCAAGGTAAAGCAAGAAGGCTTGGTGTCGAGTTCCAAAAACCAGTCAAGAATGAATACGATTCAGACGGCACACAGTCTAGTGAGACTATCTTAAAGGTTGTCAGGGGTCACAAAATGACGCCTAGAGAGGTTCTTGAAGCTCACGGTTATGATTACACAAAGTGGGAACTTGTACGTGCCACAAGCAATTACTGGAAGCAGAAGCCTGAAGCAACGCTCTTCCAGAGCAAGATACAAATTAGGCCGCTAGTTGAAGCAGAACAATATGAATCATTGATGAATGACATCATCACACACAAGGAGCCGTACCAAGCTAAGGCTCCTATTTTTGTGGAATCAGATCGCTATCTGGTCATTCCTGCATTTGATACACATTTCAACGGTCACACATTCGACGTCTATGCTGAATCTCTGAAACGCCAGCTAGAAATCATTGAACGCGGCCACTACGCAAAGATATTGCTCATTCTGGGCGGTGATCTGGCTCATGTGGATAACATCAACTCGACCACAGCAAAGGGCACACAGCTCGAAACAACCAACTTAGGCGAGACCGTTAATGAAATGGAGCAATACTTCGAGACGCTGATTGAAGCAATCATTAAGAACGCCAATGAGTGTGAGGTCATGTATTGTGCTGGAAATCATGATCCGTCAGTTGGATATATGTTTGCGCGTCTATTGAAACGTGCCTACAGCAACCAGCCGAACATCACTTGGGATATATCACTGAAGCATTACAAAGGTGCAATGTTAGGCCGCAACTTCATTGGTGCCACTCACGGAGACAAGGGCAAGAACAACTACCTTGCAAAATATCTCGATGAGTTCGGCTTCATGTTAGGCACAGCGCAGAATCGTGAACTATTCACGGGGCATCTGCATTCAGAGATGAGCAAAGACCTAGGCGGATTCGTTCAGCGTCAAGTATCGACACGCAAGCCAACCGACAAATGGACTGATGATATTGGCGTGGTTGCTCACAAAACGTTTGAGCTGGTCGAATACAGCGATCATGATACCCGTGCCATTTACTATGTGTGA
- a CDS encoding XRE family transcriptional regulator, whose protein sequence is MFYGENLKNLRMLYGVSRKELANKLKLTEQSIGNYENESFSPEINTVIEMSKIFDVKSTFFFKKFPRNGIVPTQHVAFRSSERNIRKSVAQNVTQINFAANIIEYCEAVINFKANKLKSLVHQLNTTKKKALLSGKGWTIEDTAKYTRNSLKIDSNKRLLYIVENAGAFVIEKEIDINADAYSVWTRNEDGSLRSPFIILGRRNKSAVRRIFDVAHELGHLLMHTNVDFENLENSEFREYEHEANEFASALLLPQEKIKEAFKTVRNPARPDDYKLIKKDFLVSLATAEYRAYKLGLVSKEQNNRFFASMYRKHYKQIEPLDNDIPINRPEKIKTLLKLLYERGDLGSIISDVFQIEPKLLIEVLGLSDSFLGTITDSSSSQNNIFRFA, encoded by the coding sequence ATGTTTTATGGAGAAAATCTCAAAAATTTAAGAATGCTATATGGCGTATCTCGTAAAGAACTAGCCAATAAGTTGAAATTGACTGAGCAATCAATAGGAAACTATGAAAATGAAAGTTTTTCGCCAGAAATTAACACTGTAATTGAAATGAGCAAAATTTTTGACGTTAAAAGCACTTTCTTTTTCAAAAAGTTTCCAAGGAACGGGATCGTTCCAACACAACACGTTGCATTTAGATCATCTGAAAGAAATATTAGAAAGAGCGTTGCTCAAAACGTCACTCAGATTAATTTTGCAGCAAATATTATTGAATACTGCGAAGCGGTCATAAATTTCAAAGCCAACAAATTAAAGAGTCTTGTTCATCAGCTTAATACAACAAAAAAGAAAGCTTTATTATCCGGAAAAGGGTGGACAATTGAAGATACTGCAAAATACACTAGGAATAGTTTAAAAATAGATAGCAATAAAAGGCTACTTTACATTGTTGAAAATGCTGGAGCATTTGTTATAGAGAAAGAAATTGATATTAATGCGGATGCCTACAGTGTTTGGACTAGAAATGAGGATGGTTCATTACGCTCTCCTTTTATTATTTTAGGAAGACGTAATAAGAGCGCTGTTAGAAGAATTTTTGATGTTGCTCATGAGCTTGGTCATCTATTAATGCACACAAATGTTGATTTTGAGAACTTGGAAAACTCAGAGTTTAGGGAGTACGAGCATGAGGCAAATGAGTTTGCATCCGCGTTGCTCTTACCACAAGAAAAAATCAAAGAAGCATTCAAGACTGTGCGCAATCCTGCAAGGCCAGATGATTATAAGCTTATTAAAAAAGACTTTCTTGTTTCGTTAGCGACCGCTGAGTATCGGGCTTATAAACTAGGGCTTGTATCTAAAGAACAAAACAATCGCTTTTTTGCTTCTATGTATAGAAAACACTATAAACAAATTGAGCCTTTGGATAACGATATTCCTATCAATCGTCCAGAGAAAATAAAGACGCTTTTGAAGTTACTTTATGAAAGAGGGGACCTAGGTTCAATCATATCGGACGTATTTCAAATAGAGCCGAAACTACTAATTGAAGTTTTAGGACTTTCTGATTCGTTTCTCGGAACAATTACTGATTCCAGTTCTTCGCAAAATAATATTTTCCGTTTTGCTTAG
- a CDS encoding ArpU family phage packaging/lysis transcriptional regulator → MTLIPEIDENATRTKAREILKDFRTLSRIGGVYLSDIKSPVIDGMPKTRSVNNSVDGKLAKVVSARISVELIEHALMALTTTSFWTLFYSYCNKEVLTYDQIAYRMQGYSRESIKKLKNRALLEFAEAYQGENLLVFKNPEKAPN, encoded by the coding sequence ATGACGTTAATTCCAGAAATAGACGAAAATGCGACACGTACAAAGGCAAGAGAGATATTGAAAGACTTCCGAACGCTATCACGTATCGGCGGCGTCTATTTGTCTGACATTAAATCACCCGTTATAGATGGTATGCCAAAGACACGTTCAGTAAACAATTCGGTAGATGGCAAATTGGCGAAAGTCGTCAGTGCCCGTATTAGCGTTGAACTGATTGAACATGCTTTGATGGCGCTCACAACCACAAGCTTCTGGACGCTGTTTTACTCATATTGTAACAAAGAGGTACTGACTTATGACCAGATTGCTTATCGCATGCAAGGTTACTCAAGAGAATCAATCAAGAAGCTTAAGAACCGAGCACTGTTAGAATTTGCAGAGGCCTATCAAGGAGAAAATCTATTGGTTTTCAAAAACCCCGAAAAAGCCCCGAATTAG
- a CDS encoding DUF1642 domain-containing protein: MNEEKLYMVKNDEGKYLDCEYAKFLPLSESYCPTMVSEDNAKAIVNDYGGHIVTLIEEPKKVVLNEEQAEIVEGARDKTYPATYISDNSDSEASGEEKLLMNAYVNGYTVAKEKKYRVLAPKSWWYDIDAPLYLLFSFTEGMRFTVKKDSPSTVFTKEQLSAFGLDGEYFVKEEVTDDAD; the protein is encoded by the coding sequence ATGAACGAAGAAAAACTGTACATGGTTAAGAACGATGAAGGCAAATATCTTGACTGTGAATATGCAAAATTCCTGCCATTGTCCGAATCGTATTGTCCGACTATGGTCAGCGAAGATAATGCTAAGGCTATTGTTAATGATTATGGTGGTCACATTGTCACTTTGATTGAGGAGCCTAAAAAGGTAGTCCTCAACGAGGAACAAGCCGAAATTGTTGAAGGTGCTCGTGATAAAACATATCCGGCAACTTATATTTCTGACAACTCTGATTCAGAAGCTAGTGGTGAAGAAAAGCTGCTTATGAATGCTTACGTCAACGGCTACACCGTGGCAAAGGAGAAAAAGTATAGGGTCCTAGCCCCTAAGAGCTGGTGGTATGACATTGATGCCCCGCTATACCTATTATTTAGCTTCACAGAAGGTATGCGTTTCACTGTAAAAAAAGATAGTCCTTCAACTGTGTTCACAAAGGAGCAGCTTAGTGCATTTGGGCTTGACGGAGAATACTTTGTAAAAGAAGAGGTGACTGACGATGCTGATTAA